The following are encoded in a window of Halosolutus halophilus genomic DNA:
- a CDS encoding SIMPL domain-containing protein, whose translation MDRRQFLAASSVGVATAMAGCASSALSSDGNEGATTTGDAEYEITVSADGEVETEPDRATISIGIRARGDTAEAVRDELATRSEPLRETFDDLGLPDENVEEGRYRVHPDRDRDGSEDGFRGSRSFTLTIDDVDRVGEVVDESIAAGADDVGRVNFTLQEETRSELRNDALDDALANADSEADHVAANREVEITGTKSVTTSDVRVGSVRYGAAEVAEADAAAPETEFDAGPVTVSASVTVVYEFER comes from the coding sequence ATGGATCGACGACAGTTCCTCGCGGCATCGAGCGTCGGTGTCGCAACGGCGATGGCAGGCTGTGCAAGCAGTGCGCTCAGCAGCGACGGAAACGAGGGAGCGACGACCACCGGCGACGCCGAGTACGAGATTACCGTCAGCGCCGACGGCGAGGTCGAAACGGAACCTGACAGGGCGACGATCAGCATCGGCATCCGAGCACGCGGCGACACGGCCGAGGCGGTGCGTGACGAACTGGCCACCCGATCGGAGCCGCTCCGGGAGACGTTCGACGACCTCGGACTCCCCGACGAGAACGTCGAGGAAGGCCGATATCGCGTCCACCCCGATCGGGACAGGGACGGTTCCGAGGACGGCTTCCGCGGGTCGCGATCGTTCACCCTCACGATCGACGACGTGGACCGCGTCGGCGAGGTCGTCGACGAATCGATCGCCGCCGGTGCGGACGACGTCGGCCGCGTGAATTTTACCCTGCAGGAGGAGACGCGGAGCGAACTCCGCAACGACGCGCTCGACGACGCGCTCGCAAACGCAGACAGCGAGGCCGACCACGTCGCGGCCAACCGCGAGGTCGAGATCACCGGCACGAAATCGGTGACGACGAGCGACGTCCGGGTCGGCTCGGTCCGGTACGGGGCCGCCGAAGTCGCGGAAGCCGACGCCGCCGCGCCAGAGACCGAGTTCGACGCCGGCCCGGTGACCGTGAGCGCGAGCGTGACGGTCGTCTACGAGTTCGAGCGGTAG
- a CDS encoding universal stress protein — translation MPDDRLLLPVANPDTADRLLGTAIDVARDRSLEILVLSVVTVPVQLSLEQARRELEIDDRKALVDDAVEQSRANGIEATGRIRFARSAATAICGLAEDDSVSTILLGWRGRPRRQDVVLGSTIDAVLADAPCDVLVERLDEGPIRVSSLLVPVAGGPNTELAAEVAGSLARAREAHVELVTVTADRDDETVAEARELLDRTEPSLGAVESVERTVLAGPVVETIVDRTARHDVTVIGAAEGGFLRRVLVGSVPEAVGREADSTVIMARRNEPVSQALWRRLRDRVRW, via the coding sequence ATGCCCGACGATCGACTCCTCCTCCCCGTCGCGAACCCCGACACCGCCGATCGACTGCTCGGTACGGCGATCGACGTCGCCCGCGACCGTAGCCTCGAGATTCTCGTGCTCTCGGTCGTCACCGTCCCGGTTCAGCTCTCGCTCGAGCAGGCGCGCCGCGAACTGGAGATCGACGATCGCAAGGCGCTCGTCGACGACGCGGTCGAGCAGTCCCGGGCGAACGGGATCGAGGCGACGGGACGGATCAGGTTCGCCCGTAGCGCGGCGACTGCGATCTGCGGGCTCGCCGAGGACGATTCCGTGTCGACGATCCTGCTCGGGTGGCGCGGCCGCCCGCGTCGGCAAGACGTCGTCCTCGGGAGCACGATCGACGCGGTGCTCGCGGACGCACCGTGTGACGTGCTCGTCGAACGGCTCGACGAGGGGCCGATCCGCGTCTCGTCGCTGCTCGTCCCCGTCGCAGGCGGACCCAACACCGAACTCGCCGCCGAGGTCGCCGGGTCGCTCGCGCGGGCACGCGAGGCGCACGTCGAACTCGTCACGGTTACTGCCGATCGCGACGACGAAACGGTCGCCGAGGCTCGCGAACTGCTCGACCGTACGGAACCGTCACTGGGCGCCGTCGAGTCCGTCGAACGGACCGTCCTCGCGGGCCCGGTCGTCGAGACGATCGTCGATCGGACGGCGCGCCACGACGTGACCGTCATCGGTGCCGCCGAGGGTGGGTTCCTCCGACGCGTGCTCGTGGGCAGCGTCCCGGAAGCCGTCGGGCGCGAGGCCGACAGTACGGTCATCATGGCCAGGCGCAACGAACCCGTTTCGCAGGCGCTGTGGCGGCGGCTTCGCGATCGGGTCCGGTGGTGA
- the cysK gene encoding cysteine synthase A: MDRTVDVDGEPYVVDALDELIGETPLVRLDAFADNLFGKVEAGNPYSVKDRIAREMLDAAEREGVLEPGDTVVESTSGNTGIGLAAVSAARGYDCVLTMPSSMSTERRQLLRALGAELELTAAENGMAGANERAEEIVAGRDDAIMARQFENEANPAAHRRTTGPEIWADTNGEVDAVVAGVGTGGTITGVSEHLKEDRGKSAVTAVAVEPAASPTLSELSDDSHDIQGIGPGFVPDVLRTDLVDEIRAVDATAARDAARQLGRTEGLLVGISSGAALAGAAEYANEHPDESTVVVLPDTGERYLSTDLYAIE; encoded by the coding sequence ATGGATCGGACTGTAGACGTCGACGGTGAACCGTACGTCGTGGACGCCCTCGACGAACTGATCGGCGAGACGCCGCTGGTACGACTGGACGCCTTCGCCGACAATCTCTTCGGGAAAGTCGAGGCGGGAAACCCGTACTCGGTGAAGGATCGTATCGCCCGCGAGATGCTCGACGCCGCCGAACGCGAGGGTGTACTCGAACCGGGTGACACCGTGGTCGAATCGACGAGCGGCAATACGGGCATCGGGCTCGCGGCGGTCTCTGCCGCGCGCGGATACGACTGCGTGCTGACGATGCCATCCTCGATGTCGACGGAACGACGGCAACTCCTGCGGGCGCTCGGGGCAGAACTCGAACTGACGGCCGCAGAGAACGGGATGGCGGGAGCCAACGAACGCGCCGAGGAGATCGTCGCCGGACGCGACGACGCAATCATGGCTCGCCAGTTCGAAAACGAGGCGAATCCCGCGGCCCACCGACGAACGACGGGGCCGGAAATCTGGGCCGATACGAACGGCGAGGTCGACGCAGTCGTCGCCGGCGTCGGAACCGGGGGTACGATCACCGGCGTCTCGGAGCACCTGAAAGAAGATCGAGGAAAATCGGCGGTCACGGCGGTCGCGGTCGAACCCGCCGCGTCGCCGACGCTGTCCGAACTCAGCGACGACAGCCACGACATCCAGGGGATCGGCCCGGGATTCGTGCCGGACGTCCTCCGAACCGACCTCGTCGACGAAATCCGTGCCGTCGACGCCACGGCAGCCAGAGACGCGGCTCGGCAACTGGGTCGGACCGAGGGGCTCCTCGTCGGAATCTCTTCCGGCGCGGCGCTTGCTGGCGCCGCCGAGTACGCGAACGAGCATCCGGACGAGTCGACGGTCGTCGTCCTCCCGGATACCGGCGAGCGGTACCTCTCGACCGACCTCTACGCGATCGAGTGA
- a CDS encoding glycerophosphodiester phosphodiesterase — translation MSLCSRPEVSRRRLLAGMGAGLSAVAVWGMSPLIGSGSVPADRPTIVGHRGAEGLAPPNTEAAIRRALDVGVDGVELDVRPTSDDELVLFHDPVLDWDSTGHGWIRNRPWDEIRGARIDGEPLITLDQALETIAPTSASIYLELKAGGYTDVVLETVVRHGLSDRVTIISFETAALDPAQEDGVSTGLVGSVPTPWLAEDAAAAGADVAFSHYAPHGVSTFVSDARDAGLTAGIWKLVDTKETIRDVLEHDLDILVTNRPDYAFDVLDAN, via the coding sequence ATGTCGCTTTGCTCTCGTCCCGAGGTTTCTCGACGACGCCTGCTCGCCGGGATGGGAGCGGGACTCTCGGCGGTCGCGGTCTGGGGGATGTCGCCGCTGATCGGGTCCGGATCGGTGCCGGCCGATCGCCCGACGATCGTCGGCCACCGTGGCGCTGAAGGGCTCGCACCGCCGAACACGGAAGCCGCGATCCGTCGCGCACTCGACGTCGGCGTCGACGGGGTGGAACTCGACGTGCGACCGACCAGCGACGACGAACTGGTGTTGTTCCACGATCCCGTCCTCGACTGGGATTCGACGGGACACGGCTGGATCCGGAACCGGCCCTGGGACGAGATTCGAGGGGCGCGGATCGACGGCGAACCGCTCATCACGCTCGACCAGGCGCTCGAAACTATCGCGCCGACCAGCGCGTCGATCTACCTCGAACTGAAAGCCGGCGGCTACACCGACGTGGTCCTCGAGACCGTCGTCCGACACGGTCTCAGCGATCGCGTCACGATAATTTCGTTCGAAACCGCGGCGCTCGATCCGGCACAGGAGGACGGCGTTTCGACCGGGCTGGTCGGTTCGGTGCCGACGCCGTGGCTCGCGGAGGACGCTGCGGCCGCCGGCGCCGACGTGGCGTTCAGTCACTACGCGCCCCACGGCGTATCGACCTTCGTCAGCGACGCACGGGACGCGGGGCTCACTGCCGGCATCTGGAAACTCGTCGATACGAAAGAGACGATCCGCGACGTGCTCGAGCACGACCTCGATATCCTCGTCACGAATCGGCCGGATTACGCGTTCGACGTGCTGGACGCGAACTGA
- a CDS encoding DUF6069 family protein encodes MGTTNTRYPVATSASSLVRRTTLGIVVAIAASLLVLGAVTLLGVDLGVSGPDSPFAAGPTVASIVVAGAGAAVAYAVLARVTARPTRNFVALAAVVFVAMLAPVLLVAPSMGVSTAGQTVLVIVHAAVAVPLVAVLIGAVRF; translated from the coding sequence ATGGGAACTACAAACACACGATACCCAGTAGCCACGAGTGCGAGCAGTCTCGTTCGCCGGACGACGCTCGGCATCGTGGTTGCCATCGCCGCCAGCCTGCTCGTTCTCGGGGCCGTCACCCTCCTCGGGGTCGACCTGGGCGTTTCCGGGCCGGACAGCCCGTTCGCCGCCGGACCGACGGTCGCGAGTATCGTCGTCGCCGGTGCTGGGGCCGCAGTCGCCTACGCGGTACTGGCTCGCGTGACTGCCCGCCCGACCCGGAACTTCGTCGCACTCGCCGCCGTCGTCTTCGTGGCCATGCTGGCCCCGGTGCTCCTCGTCGCCCCCTCGATGGGCGTCTCGACGGCCGGGCAGACGGTGCTGGTGATCGTTCACGCCGCCGTCGCCGTTCCGCTCGTCGCCGTCCTGATCGGGGCGGTGCGTTTCTGA
- the purH gene encoding bifunctional phosphoribosylaminoimidazolecarboxamide formyltransferase/IMP cyclohydrolase, whose translation MTRIAGMAGNRGRNLLNIADRAPGGAELAVVLTNSEDAPVLESAADRGIPTEVVPLEEGMSRREHERAVNQALVEYEFDLVCLDGYMRILSDTFLDAQPTTLNVHPALLPSFPGMDAWGDALEAGVSVTGCTVHVVTDATDEDGTVVRDEVDGGPIVTQEPIPVYEGDDEESLKERVLYEGEFRAYPRAVKWFAEGAVDVDTEAGEVTVDADSPTAPDAEGLPARRLVSSDRADTLRYGENPHQNAAVYADYTCDEANVVHAEQLNEGAKALSYNNYNDADGALNLIKEFDDPAAAVIKHTNPAGCATADSIAEAYEKALSTDPMSAFGGIVALNRECDAETAERIIDSFKEVVVAPGYTDDALDVLFEKDNLRVLDVGELGDRTERFTEKPIVGGRLVQERDLQSISVDDLEVVTEREPTDEELESMVFAWQTLKHVKSNGILFADGTETVGIGMGQVSRVDAVRLAAMKADEHAEGKDAEGAVMASDAFFPFPDGIEEAAKAGIEAVVQPGGSVNDDDVIAAANDHGMTMAFTGQRSFRHD comes from the coding sequence ATGACGCGAATCGCCGGGATGGCCGGCAACCGAGGGCGCAACCTGTTGAACATCGCCGATCGAGCGCCGGGCGGGGCGGAACTCGCCGTCGTGCTGACGAACAGCGAGGACGCGCCGGTCCTCGAGTCCGCCGCCGACCGCGGGATTCCGACCGAGGTCGTTCCCCTGGAAGAGGGGATGAGCCGCCGCGAACACGAACGGGCCGTCAACCAGGCGCTCGTCGAGTACGAGTTCGACCTCGTCTGTCTGGACGGCTACATGCGGATCCTCTCGGATACCTTCCTCGACGCTCAGCCGACGACGCTGAACGTCCATCCCGCACTGTTGCCGTCGTTCCCCGGCATGGACGCCTGGGGCGACGCGCTGGAGGCCGGCGTCTCGGTCACGGGCTGTACGGTCCACGTGGTCACCGACGCGACCGACGAGGACGGGACCGTCGTCCGGGACGAGGTCGACGGCGGCCCGATCGTCACCCAGGAGCCGATCCCGGTCTACGAGGGCGACGACGAGGAGAGTCTCAAAGAGCGCGTCCTTTACGAGGGCGAGTTCCGCGCCTACCCGCGTGCGGTGAAGTGGTTCGCCGAGGGTGCGGTCGACGTGGATACGGAGGCAGGCGAGGTGACGGTCGACGCGGACTCCCCGACAGCGCCGGACGCCGAGGGGCTACCCGCTCGCCGACTCGTCTCGAGCGATCGCGCGGACACCCTCCGCTACGGCGAAAACCCACACCAGAACGCCGCGGTCTATGCCGACTACACCTGTGACGAGGCGAACGTCGTCCACGCCGAGCAACTGAACGAGGGCGCGAAGGCGCTGTCGTACAACAACTACAACGACGCCGACGGCGCGCTGAACCTCATCAAGGAGTTCGACGACCCCGCCGCCGCGGTGATCAAGCACACCAATCCCGCGGGCTGTGCGACGGCGGATTCGATCGCCGAGGCCTACGAGAAGGCGCTCTCGACGGACCCGATGAGCGCCTTCGGCGGGATCGTCGCCCTCAACCGGGAGTGCGACGCGGAGACAGCCGAGCGGATTATCGACTCCTTCAAGGAGGTCGTCGTCGCGCCGGGCTACACCGACGACGCGCTCGACGTGCTCTTCGAAAAAGACAATCTGCGAGTGCTGGACGTCGGAGAACTCGGCGATCGCACCGAACGCTTCACCGAGAAACCGATCGTCGGTGGCCGACTCGTCCAGGAGCGCGACCTGCAGTCGATTTCGGTCGACGACCTCGAAGTCGTCACGGAGCGCGAACCGACCGACGAGGAACTCGAGTCGATGGTGTTCGCGTGGCAGACGCTCAAGCACGTCAAATCGAACGGGATCCTCTTCGCCGACGGCACCGAGACGGTCGGGATCGGAATGGGGCAGGTGTCCCGCGTCGACGCGGTTCGACTCGCGGCGATGAAGGCCGACGAACACGCCGAGGGCAAGGACGCCGAGGGCGCCGTCATGGCCTCCGACGCGTTCTTCCCGTTCCCGGACGGCATCGAGGAAGCCGCGAAGGCGGGGATCGAAGCGGTCGTCCAACCCGGCGGATCGGTCAACGACGACGACGTGATCGCGGCCGCGAACGATCACGGCATGACGATGGCGTTTACGGGCCAGCGATCGTTCAGGCACGACTGA
- the purB gene encoding adenylosuccinate lyase, producing the protein MTDTDALYAVSPLDGRYGSRTAPLSPYASEAALMRARVRVEVEYLIALADLGATPLELDIDDREHLRGLYKHFAEEDAQLIKKLETEGHAGFDATNHDVKAVEYFVRHRLPEDSDASAWIHFGLTSEDVNNLAHRLLVRDAVDEVLLPELYAVQDALADMAREYRDLPMLARTHGQPATPTTFGKEMAVYAARLGRATGRIRVATDGLRGKLGGASGTYAAHVAAYPDVDWRDFAEAIVTGLGLEFEPLTTQVNPCDDLAALFDAVRGANDVLLDLDRDMWLYVSDRYLGQEAVEGETGSSTMPHKVNPIDFENSEGNLSKANADLTFLADYVTTSRLQRDLSDSTVKRNIGAAFAHCLIGYGKTAAGLSKVVPTEQVMRDDLADTPEIIGEAVQTILRREGQEDAYERVKAVTRGKDVSLEDFRELFDELDVDEDVREELHALTPEGYTGVASDLVDDLER; encoded by the coding sequence ATGACCGACACCGACGCCCTGTACGCCGTCTCGCCCCTCGACGGCCGCTACGGTAGCCGGACCGCGCCGCTGTCACCGTACGCCAGCGAAGCCGCGCTCATGCGGGCCCGCGTCCGCGTCGAGGTCGAGTACCTGATCGCCCTCGCGGACCTGGGGGCGACGCCGCTCGAACTCGACATCGACGATCGCGAACACCTCCGCGGACTGTACAAACACTTCGCCGAAGAGGACGCCCAGTTGATCAAGAAACTCGAGACGGAGGGCCACGCCGGCTTCGATGCGACGAACCACGACGTCAAGGCGGTCGAGTACTTCGTCCGCCACCGGCTCCCGGAAGACAGCGACGCCTCGGCGTGGATTCACTTCGGCCTGACCAGCGAGGACGTGAACAACCTCGCCCACCGCCTGCTCGTTCGCGACGCCGTCGACGAGGTGCTCCTGCCGGAACTGTACGCGGTGCAGGACGCCCTCGCAGACATGGCGCGGGAGTACCGGGACCTTCCGATGCTCGCGCGAACGCACGGCCAGCCCGCGACCCCGACGACGTTCGGCAAGGAGATGGCCGTCTACGCCGCCCGCCTCGGCCGCGCGACGGGCCGAATCCGCGTGGCGACGGACGGACTCCGTGGCAAACTCGGCGGCGCCTCCGGAACCTACGCCGCCCACGTCGCAGCCTATCCCGACGTCGACTGGCGGGATTTCGCCGAGGCGATCGTCACCGGGCTCGGCCTCGAGTTCGAACCCCTCACCACGCAGGTCAACCCCTGTGACGATCTCGCCGCACTGTTCGACGCCGTCCGCGGCGCGAACGACGTGCTGCTCGACCTGGACCGGGATATGTGGCTCTACGTCTCCGATCGTTACCTCGGTCAGGAGGCCGTCGAGGGCGAAACCGGCTCCTCGACGATGCCCCACAAGGTCAACCCGATCGACTTCGAGAACAGCGAGGGGAACCTCTCGAAGGCCAACGCCGATCTCACCTTCCTCGCGGACTACGTGACGACCTCGCGGCTCCAGCGTGACCTCTCGGACTCGACGGTCAAGCGGAACATCGGCGCCGCGTTCGCGCACTGTCTGATCGGCTACGGCAAGACCGCCGCCGGCCTCTCGAAGGTCGTCCCGACCGAACAGGTCATGCGCGACGACCTGGCAGACACGCCCGAGATCATCGGCGAGGCCGTCCAGACGATCCTCCGGCGGGAGGGCCAGGAAGACGCCTACGAGCGCGTCAAGGCCGTCACCCGTGGGAAGGACGTCTCCCTCGAGGACTTCCGCGAACTGTTCGACGAACTCGACGTCGACGAGGACGTCCGCGAGGAACTGCACGCGCTCACGCCCGAGGGATACACCGGCGTCGCGAGCGACCTCGTCGACGACCTCGAACGGTAG
- a CDS encoding DMT family transporter gives MRGYVTRRAIDAEHVGIVLVLVSAVGFGTLGIFGIYAQRANLSIPTVLVFRFLLAGVLIWAFLAWRGQVTILRGRPLLIAVALGAFGYTAQSGLYFLGLEFMTAGLVAIVLYTYPAFVVVLAIVTIGERMSRSMLVALCLAFAGIVLVTGANPAGASLVGVVVVLGGALAYAFYITGSRAVLTTVDPMVLTAYVLPAAGASYVVIGTATGQLEVPTAPIAWTILLCIAVFATAVPVVTFFAGLKYIGASRASIVSTVEPPVTVALGAVLFAEPVTLTTIVGGVSILAGVIVLERE, from the coding sequence ATGAGAGGATACGTCACCCGTCGGGCCATCGACGCCGAACACGTCGGCATCGTACTGGTTCTCGTGTCGGCGGTCGGGTTCGGGACGCTCGGTATTTTCGGGATTTACGCCCAGCGGGCAAACCTCTCGATTCCGACGGTGCTCGTCTTTCGCTTTCTGCTCGCCGGTGTGCTCATCTGGGCCTTCCTCGCGTGGCGGGGGCAGGTGACGATCCTCCGCGGCCGACCGCTACTGATCGCCGTCGCACTCGGCGCGTTCGGGTATACGGCACAGAGCGGCCTCTACTTCCTCGGCCTGGAGTTCATGACCGCCGGACTGGTCGCGATCGTCCTCTACACGTACCCCGCGTTCGTCGTCGTTCTCGCGATCGTCACGATCGGCGAGCGAATGAGTCGGTCGATGCTGGTCGCGCTCTGTCTGGCCTTCGCGGGAATCGTCCTCGTCACCGGCGCGAACCCGGCCGGTGCATCGCTGGTCGGTGTGGTCGTCGTCCTCGGCGGCGCGCTCGCGTACGCCTTCTACATCACCGGCTCGAGAGCGGTGCTCACGACGGTCGATCCGATGGTCCTGACCGCGTACGTGTTACCCGCCGCCGGCGCTTCGTACGTCGTCATCGGAACCGCGACGGGGCAACTCGAGGTCCCGACCGCACCGATTGCGTGGACGATCCTGCTCTGCATCGCCGTCTTCGCGACGGCCGTCCCGGTCGTGACGTTCTTCGCGGGGCTGAAGTACATCGGAGCCAGCCGAGCGAGCATCGTCAGCACCGTCGAACCGCCCGTCACGGTCGCCCTCGGCGCCGTGCTGTTCGCCGAACCGGTCACCCTGACGACTATCGTCGGGGGTGTGTCGATCCTGGCCGGTGTAATCGTGCTGGAACGCGAGTGA
- a CDS encoding class I adenylate-forming enzyme family protein, with translation MEYHHGDRLAHVGALPTMAADRYGEKTAFSFMGSEQSYEEFEFQANSVANVLVDHGVEPGDRVGLFVPNTTQFPAAYFGIVKAGAVATPLNLRMDPDTLGYVIQDAGIDTLIASAFLADEARELAAAADVETLFLPGVADEERGIVNYSHATMDADEAFDPIDRDVDDVCVQPYTSGTTGRPKGVLLSHRNILSTLESYSRGGLAIDADDSILLVLPMFHIYALNALLGSFVYRGAKIVLQPEPDPVDMLTAIDDHDLTKFAGVPAMYTMMFREYRENPDEYDVSSLEDVTCAAAPLAEEVRRQIEEAWNVPVVEGWGMTETSPAGTLEPAHGVRKEAGCIGPPLPNIELKIVDPATRETKIAPDDLEPFPDPAIDFDDEDAVTGELAIRGPNIFEGYHNRPEKTAEVFDDEGWFYTEDVARVDEDGYFWMVDRADDMIITGGNNVYPAEVEDALYEHPDVAEAAVVAAPHEVKGEAPVAFVVSEAGADVSEADVRGFALDRVATYAHPRRVFEVDELPRSATQKVQRYVLEEEVEERLDEPLQSSEEAL, from the coding sequence ATGGAATACCACCACGGGGATCGGCTCGCGCACGTGGGTGCGCTCCCGACGATGGCGGCCGATCGGTACGGGGAGAAGACGGCGTTTTCGTTCATGGGGAGCGAGCAGTCTTACGAGGAGTTCGAGTTCCAGGCCAACAGCGTCGCGAACGTTCTGGTCGACCACGGCGTGGAACCGGGCGATCGGGTCGGCCTGTTCGTCCCGAACACGACGCAGTTCCCGGCGGCGTACTTCGGGATCGTCAAGGCGGGTGCGGTCGCGACGCCGCTGAACCTGCGGATGGATCCCGATACGCTCGGGTACGTCATCCAGGACGCCGGCATCGACACGTTGATCGCCTCCGCGTTCCTCGCGGACGAGGCCCGGGAACTCGCGGCGGCCGCCGACGTCGAGACGCTGTTCCTGCCGGGCGTCGCCGACGAGGAGAGAGGGATCGTCAACTACTCGCACGCGACGATGGACGCCGACGAGGCGTTCGACCCGATCGACCGTGACGTGGACGACGTCTGCGTCCAGCCGTACACCAGCGGCACCACGGGGCGGCCGAAAGGGGTCCTGCTCAGCCACCGGAACATCCTCTCGACCCTCGAGAGCTACAGTCGGGGCGGGCTGGCGATCGACGCCGACGACTCGATCCTGCTCGTGTTGCCGATGTTCCACATCTACGCGCTGAACGCGTTGCTCGGATCGTTCGTCTACCGCGGCGCGAAAATAGTGCTCCAGCCCGAACCCGACCCGGTCGACATGCTGACCGCGATCGACGACCACGACCTGACGAAGTTCGCCGGCGTGCCGGCGATGTACACCATGATGTTCCGGGAGTACCGCGAGAACCCCGACGAGTATGACGTCTCCTCGCTCGAGGACGTCACCTGCGCGGCCGCACCGCTTGCAGAGGAGGTCCGCCGACAGATCGAGGAGGCGTGGAACGTGCCCGTCGTCGAAGGGTGGGGAATGACCGAGACGTCCCCTGCCGGCACCCTCGAACCGGCCCACGGGGTGCGCAAGGAAGCCGGCTGTATCGGTCCGCCGTTGCCGAACATCGAGTTGAAGATCGTCGATCCGGCGACCCGCGAGACGAAAATCGCGCCGGACGACCTCGAACCGTTTCCGGACCCGGCGATCGACTTCGACGACGAGGACGCGGTGACGGGCGAACTCGCGATCCGCGGGCCGAACATCTTCGAGGGCTATCACAACCGCCCCGAGAAGACCGCCGAGGTGTTCGACGACGAGGGCTGGTTCTACACCGAGGACGTCGCGCGGGTCGACGAAGACGGCTACTTCTGGATGGTCGATCGGGCCGACGACATGATCATCACCGGCGGGAACAACGTCTACCCGGCGGAAGTCGAGGACGCACTCTACGAACACCCCGACGTCGCGGAGGCCGCGGTCGTCGCCGCACCCCACGAGGTGAAAGGGGAAGCTCCGGTCGCGTTCGTCGTCTCCGAGGCGGGTGCTGACGTCTCGGAGGCCGACGTTCGCGGGTTCGCGCTCGATCGGGTCGCGACGTACGCGCATCCGCGGCGGGTCTTCGAGGTCGACGAACTCCCGCGGAGCGCGACCCAGAAGGTCCAGCGCTACGTCCTCGAAGAGGAGGTCGAGGAACGACTCGACGAACCGCTCCAGTCGAGCGAGGAAGCACTGTAG
- a CDS encoding HalOD1 output domain-containing protein produces the protein MQIDTCRTNDGAENWDEPATRVVEEVARAKNVDPLDLDLLSEVVDPDALNDLVSHAPREVRVAFEYERHTVTVRGDGHVRVE, from the coding sequence GTGCAGATCGACACCTGCAGAACGAACGACGGAGCAGAGAACTGGGACGAACCCGCGACGCGAGTCGTCGAGGAAGTCGCGCGAGCGAAAAACGTCGATCCGCTGGATCTCGACCTGCTCTCCGAGGTCGTCGATCCGGATGCACTCAACGACCTGGTCAGCCACGCTCCGAGAGAAGTGAGAGTTGCGTTCGAGTACGAGAGACACACGGTAACCGTCCGAGGTGACGGTCACGTCCGCGTGGAATAG
- a CDS encoding PPOX class F420-dependent oxidoreductase, whose translation MASIPDDFQDLFEKETFAHVSTLLPDGAPHVTPVWIDYDADADRLLVNTERDRRKEKNARNDPRVAVSMTDPDNPYRMLSVTGEVDELTTEGAREHIDELAQRYMGEEEYPNPIETERVIISIRPETVSAFEA comes from the coding sequence ATGGCATCGATCCCGGACGACTTTCAGGACCTGTTCGAGAAAGAGACGTTCGCCCACGTATCGACTCTGTTGCCCGACGGCGCCCCACACGTGACGCCGGTGTGGATCGATTACGACGCCGACGCCGATCGACTCCTCGTGAACACCGAGCGCGATCGGCGAAAGGAGAAAAACGCCCGCAACGACCCGCGGGTCGCCGTCAGCATGACCGATCCGGACAATCCCTACCGGATGCTCTCGGTGACGGGCGAGGTCGACGAACTCACGACCGAGGGTGCACGCGAGCACATCGACGAGTTAGCACAGCGATACATGGGCGAAGAGGAGTATCCGAACCCGATCGAGACGGAACGAGTCATCATCTCGATCAGGCCCGAGACGGTGAGCGCCTTCGAGGCGTAG